The following nucleotide sequence is from Cyclopterus lumpus isolate fCycLum1 chromosome 20, fCycLum1.pri, whole genome shotgun sequence.
AGGGCGGACGGGATCAGgtgagaagaacaacaacagctgGATACTGATAAAACACCGTTACTGGTTAAACTGAAAACTCTTAACTTTCAGGTATATTGGAATGTtcttgtgattttattttgattttcttATCTTAGTGTTGTTATTAAGTTGtaagtggaaaataaaataaaatgttcactaGATACTTTCTAATCCTACTCCCTACTACTAAGTACAAGTCTATATTTGTATGCTTTGTACGACAGATACTCTGTTTAATATTCTGATATGTATATGCTTCACTTATACGGCAATAGTCAGCGCAGCTGGATCGGTTGGCCAGAAGGTTTCAGTATCGCACGGTGGTAATTACGCACCGACAAAGTGATCCTAAATTATGCAAACCTACACGGAAGCTTGTCTCCAGCAGCTCGCTCCCAAACAcgataaataaacatgaacttTTGCCCCCCGATTGATTAATGACACTGCAACGTTAATTAGCAGCAGTTCAAAGGTTGTGTTTTCATGGTGCATCCCGCTGAACGTCCCCCCATCTCTCCTCGTCTGACAGAGACACATCACACAGTCGGGAGGCAATCGTAAATTCAAGTGCACTGAATGTGGCAAAGCATTTAAATACAAGCACCATCTGAAGGAGCACCTACGCATCCACAGCGGTGAGTGGACAACCCCTGTCACCATGGCAGCATTCcgcccgtatgtgtgtgtgtatgggtgtgcgTGCACGTGATACTGTACACGTCTTTGCCACGATTCTCTGTTGGCCACAGATATTTCCATTGAAccaatatttatgttttatttatgttttggcCAATTCCCTGTCTTTAGGTATCCTTTATTGTGTGCTCTTCCTTAATGTGCCatgattgtgtttcttttggcGTTATGGGACAGCAATTAGAGAGGGGCCTTTCCCAACGGTGCCATTACATCAGCATTTAAGCATCATTGAAATGCATTAGAGCTTTTTCCTACCGCACTGCTCATAGCCTAGTGTGCTCATTTAGCTTCATTCACTAATGGAAAtctgtctccccctcccttcctttctctctctgttgtaCACATTTTATTCAGGAGAGAAACCCTACGAGTGCTCTAACTGCAAGAAGCGCTTCTCCCACTCGGGCTCATACAGCTCCCACATCAGCAGTAAGAAGTGCATCAGCGTCATCTCAGTCAACGGCAGACCGCGCTTGGGGAACGCCAAAACCCAGACCCAGGGTCCGTTGCCGGTGCTGCCCACGTCGCCCTCGGTCCTCCGCACCCAGATCAGGGAGAAGCTGGAGCACAGCAAGCCCCTGCAGGAGCAGCTGCCCCTCAATCAGATCAAGACGGAGCCAGTGGACTACGAGTATAAGCCGACGTTGATAACATCCTCAGCCATGGCCGCCATGAACGGTGGGGTTTTCAATGGAGGTGGTGCAGCTCCTCTGCAGGGCACAGTGCAGGCCGTGGTTCTGCCCACGGTGGGGCTGATGTCTCCCATCAGCATCAACCTGGCAGACCTGCAGAATGCCCTCAAAGTGGCGGTGGACGGTAACGTCATTCGCCAGGTCCTGGAAAGCAACGCCAAAGGTCAGGTGCAGATGAACTCTGGGTTAACCACTGGAATGCTCCATCCCGGACAGCAGCAACTCATCTCAGCCATCAGTCTGCCCATTGTGGGTCAGGATGGAAATGCAAAAATCATTATAAACTACAGTTTGGACCCCAACCAGGGCCAACTCATGGCCCATAACCTGAAGAAAGAACCTGAGCCCACCTCACCAGGCCAGACCACCACTGACAACTTCAAGTCCCAGAAACTCCCTGAGGATCTAACCATCAGAGGAGCCAGGCCCAATGAAactaaagaaaaagaggaaaagaccACTAAAACTTGTCTCCTGTGTGATAACTGTCCTGGTGGGCTGGAAGCACTCCATGCCCTCAAGCACTGCAAGAAGGACGGTCTCCGGCTGAACGGAGCGGACCTGGATATGTCTGAGTCTGCTGTCGCTGCCTTGCTGTCAGAGGGAAGACTCTGTAACCAGCCCAAGAACCTCTTGTCCCTGCTCAAGGCCTACTTTGCCTTAAATGCAGAGCCCACCAAGGACGAGCTGGCAAAGATCTCTGACTCGGTCAGCTTGCCAATCCATGTGGTTAAGAAGTGGTTTGACAAAATGCAGGAGGGTCAGATATCACTGGGTGCCCCAACACCTCcctctgaggaggaggacacctgTGAGGTGTCTCTGGTCCCAGGGAAGGACACGGCCAATATGAGCCCTTCCGGGTCTCAGGGCAGCCCGACAGAAGCCACCCCAGACGAGGTCAACGGCACTCACAGCATGCCGGCTACTCCTTCACCACTAAATCTGACAGCTGCCGGTCCCGTTCCAGCCCCACCACCCCAGAGCACTGAGGGACCCCTAGACCTGTCGCTGCCAAAGCTCGCCAgagaggaggcggagagagTGGTGGCTATAGCCCGCGTTTACCCCTCCCTTTCCTCTGGCTCTACCAATGCAGATGAACCCCTAAACTTAACTTGCACAAAGAAAGAGGCATCGCCACTCTCAGCCATGGGCGTCAGCCCCATCGCACTGTACGCCAGCCAGCCAGGTGCCAAATCCGTCGACATTGTGACCACAATGCAATGCCTACGGGCACTCGCCACTAACAACAAACAGACTATCCTGATCCCCCAGCTGGCTTACACCTATACCACTACAGCAAGCAGCCCTGCTGGGACCGAGATGCAGGAAATCATCCACCTCAACGGAGTGAAGGTGCGCTATCATCCTTGTTAAATGCATAGTTTGACATTTGTGATACTACTCTCATATTTGAATGCTCAACATCAAGCTGCAGACAGCAGTCAGTTAGCCTACatgtagcttagcacaaagacggAACACAGTGGGAAACAGCAAGCATCTCCAAAGctcacaaaataattaaattttttGATCCACACAAAAAGAgcagtaaaaaaacatattgtagtTTTATGGAGTTTATGGCCATTTTGTTTTAGCCTGCTGGATTCATTTAAGATTACTTGGCAATCAGTGGGTACTCCAAACAAAGTATAGCTTGTTAGTCAGACAGATTTAGAGCTGCTGGTCAGCAGAATGAAtgacctttggacagagccaggctagctgttgtGTGCTAAGCTAAATTAAGtagctttatatttactgtacagacaggagagtggtatcaatcttctcatctgtcTCTTGCCAAGAAAGCTTACAAGCACACCATCTTATTACTTTGATTCAACCTGTTCGCACTCTTCAGCCGCTATATACAAGGGAGgatgttatttttaaatgctCAGAGCTTTATTTGCCTCACCAGCATTTCAGAGGTTTTGTTACTCTGGTTTCATTGGCACAGGTCTGACCGTACAGTCGCTCTTTACACTACGGTAATGCTGGATTTGGGTCGGCTACAGCAAACGGCTTCACTCAGCAACTAGTTGACAGCAGATAATGCAGGAAAGAGTTCAGTGACTAATCCGGTAGCCATTTTAAGAAGCAAGTGGTTTGGAATCAAGTTGTCTTTTTGCCTCCCTGGGAGCGATCAGTCAAACCCCCTCAGTCCAGATCATTACTTCTCATTGTTCAAAATCCACCAGGACATGATAGATAGTGTGAAACCGTccaaaatgtaatcaataaGTCATATATAGAAATGTCAGAATTCAGCCCtttgtaaaaaatgaaaatgatagCCCTGAACAGTTCTTCATTGTGCAGATGCCTAAAGATGGATGTAGATCTCTCCGGGTGTGTGAGTGATCTTCCCGGGCTGTCACCCAGAGGACATGAGGCTGCACTTTACTGCAGAGCCCCTATTGATCTGCTGGAATCTGTTTAAACGGCACACCTTTGCCTGCctcatt
It contains:
- the zeb1b gene encoding LOW QUALITY PROTEIN: zinc finger E-box-binding homeobox 1b (The sequence of the model RefSeq protein was modified relative to this genomic sequence to represent the inferred CDS: inserted 1 base in 1 codon; deleted 1 base in 1 codon); protein product: MAPGVSAESRRTRGGTTLLEVLRQLQLPPAPKIKLAQQGKILWEHTAVENAEPLSLPLPPSLSLLMSSWSTWEEAAFGVTNYSNAVEACSDSDDEDKLHIAEEEGSLADRADCDSTLPDDKHPRECCWDGVKEDCTSDAEDDGSTDALVEEMLQQGDTAVIYPEAPEDELQRQGTPDAGIHDENGTPDSFSQLLTCPYCARGYKRYSSLKEHIKYRHEKTDESFNCPECSYSFAYRAQLERHMTVHKGGRDQRHITQSGGNRKFKCTECGKAFKYKHHLKEHLRIHSGEKPYECSNCKKRFSHSGSYSSHISSKKCISVISVNGRPRLGNAKTQTQGPLPVLPTSPSVLRTQIREKLEHSKPLQEQLPLNQIKTEPVDYEYKPTLITSSAMAAMNGGVFNGGGAAPLQGTVQAVVLPTVGLMSPISINLADLQNALKVAVDGNVIRQVLESNAKGQVQMNSGLTTGMLHPGQQQLISAISLPIVGQDGNAKIIINYSLDPNQGQLMAHNLKKEPEPTSPGQTTTDNFKSQKLPEDLTIRGARPNETKEKEEKTTKTCLLCDNCPGGLEALHALKHCKKDGLRLNGADLDMSESAVAALLSEGRLCNQPKNLLSLLKAYFALNAEPTKDELAKISDSVSLPIHVVKKWFDKMQEGQISLGAPTPPSEEEDTCEVSLVPGKDTANMSPSGSQGSPTEATPDEVNGTHSMPATPSPLNLTAAGPVPAPPPQSTEGPLDLSLPKLAREEAERVVAIARVYPSLSSGSTNADEPLNLTCTKKEASPLSAMGVSPIALYASQPGAKSVDIVTTMQCLRALATNNKQTILIPQLAYTYTTTASSPAGTEMQEIIHLNGVKEEKPDTGSEGVSTVEEQNDSDSGPARKKMKKTDGGMYACDLCDKIFQKSSSLLRHKYEHTGKRPHECGICSKAFKHKHHLIXHMRLHSGEKPYQCDKCGKRFSHSGSYSQHMNHRYSYCKKETQGQGEGRESPEGQRGPGRDGGTEQAGAAPAPSQLDLDERGSSAREDEESEEEAAVDMDDIQVVQIGDEGGG